The following are encoded together in the Bradymonas sediminis genome:
- a CDS encoding enoyl-CoA hydratase/isomerase family protein, producing the protein MSEKPQSDSNDTAKMMTFKSMLLEERTDQIAVLTVNRPDQLNAINRQVIDDLSEVVDKLKDRDDIRALVLTGAGRAFVAGADIKEMTEFGVEVATAFSQKGHDAMGALATLPFPVIAAVNGFALGGGLELAMACDFIYASSKARLGLPEVTLGVIPGFGGTQRLGRIVGFNTARELLFTGRVIKADEALKIGLAADVFEADEFMEKVFERVAKIAANGALAVRSARQVMRLGAETTLEEGNALEVKAFGELFGTADRKEGMEAFVAKRAPNFIGE; encoded by the coding sequence ATGTCTGAGAAACCCCAGTCCGATTCGAACGATACAGCCAAGATGATGACCTTCAAATCGATGCTGCTCGAAGAGCGCACAGACCAGATCGCCGTGCTCACGGTGAACCGCCCCGACCAGCTCAACGCCATCAACCGCCAGGTCATCGACGACCTGAGCGAGGTGGTCGACAAGCTCAAAGACCGCGACGATATCCGCGCGCTCGTGCTCACCGGCGCGGGCCGCGCGTTTGTCGCCGGCGCCGACATCAAAGAGATGACCGAGTTCGGCGTCGAGGTCGCCACCGCGTTCTCCCAGAAGGGCCACGACGCCATGGGCGCGCTGGCCACCCTCCCCTTCCCGGTGATCGCCGCGGTCAACGGCTTCGCGCTGGGCGGCGGGCTGGAATTAGCGATGGCGTGTGACTTCATCTACGCGTCGAGCAAAGCCCGGCTGGGCCTGCCCGAGGTCACTCTGGGCGTGATCCCGGGGTTCGGCGGCACCCAGCGCCTGGGGCGGATCGTGGGCTTTAATACCGCGCGCGAATTGCTCTTCACCGGCCGGGTCATCAAGGCCGACGAGGCGCTCAAAATCGGTCTGGCCGCCGACGTCTTCGAGGCCGACGAGTTCATGGAAAAAGTCTTTGAGCGGGTCGCCAAAATCGCCGCCAACGGCGCGCTCGCCGTGCGCAGCGCGCGCCAGGTCATGCGCCTTGGCGCCGAGACGACCCTCGAGGAGGGCAACGCTTTGGAGGTCAAGGCCTTCGGCGAGCTCTTTGGCACCGCCGACCGCAAAGAGGGCATGGAGGCGTTCGTCGCCAAGCGCGCCCCCAACTTCATCGGCGAATAA